A DNA window from Acidihalobacter prosperus contains the following coding sequences:
- the nhaD gene encoding sodium:proton antiporter NhaD, translating into MKPLSAFARALAAAPALLLPTAAWANAGSPPPAWDLTGSWYGMAALLVFVLAYLLVVAEEALHLRKSKPMMIAAAAIWVLVPLAYAAHGNTTLPQEAIRENLLEYVELMLFLLAAMTYINTMQERGVFDVLRAWLVSRGFSLRSIFWITGLLAFVISPVADNLTTALLMAAVVMAVARDNPRFVVLACINIVVAANAGGAFSPFGDITTLMVWQRHMVTFTQFFDLFLPALVNWLVPAAIMSFAVPRGRPRPLTEQVVLRPGGVTVILLFFVTIASAVVFHQYLHLPPMLGMMAGLGLLKLYGYRIKMRERRELAGMNGGNGHAQAFDVFEQLQRAEWDTLMFFYGVILCVGGLAALGYLALVSEALYAGLGATPANVIVGLLSALVDNIPVMYAVLTMQPDMSHGQWLLVTLTAGVGGSLLSVGSAAGVGLMGQARGIYTFFAHLRWTWAVALGYAAGILVHLWLNADLMRLPAGGG; encoded by the coding sequence ATGAAGCCACTGTCAGCATTCGCCCGCGCACTCGCCGCCGCTCCGGCCCTGCTGCTGCCCACGGCTGCCTGGGCGAACGCCGGCAGCCCGCCACCGGCGTGGGATCTCACCGGCAGCTGGTATGGCATGGCTGCCCTGCTGGTGTTCGTGCTTGCCTATCTCCTGGTGGTGGCCGAGGAGGCGCTGCATCTGCGCAAGTCCAAGCCGATGATGATCGCCGCCGCGGCGATCTGGGTGCTGGTGCCGCTCGCCTACGCCGCGCATGGCAATACCACGTTGCCGCAGGAGGCGATCCGCGAAAACCTGCTTGAATACGTCGAGCTGATGCTGTTCCTGCTGGCCGCGATGACCTACATCAATACCATGCAGGAGCGCGGAGTGTTCGACGTGCTGCGCGCCTGGCTGGTGTCGCGCGGCTTTTCCCTGCGCAGCATCTTCTGGATCACCGGCCTGCTGGCCTTCGTCATCTCGCCGGTGGCCGACAATCTCACCACCGCACTGCTGATGGCCGCGGTGGTGATGGCGGTGGCGCGCGACAATCCCCGCTTCGTGGTACTCGCCTGCATCAATATCGTGGTCGCGGCGAACGCCGGCGGCGCGTTCAGCCCCTTCGGCGACATCACCACGCTGATGGTCTGGCAGCGCCATATGGTCACCTTCACTCAGTTCTTCGACCTGTTTCTGCCGGCGCTGGTGAACTGGCTGGTGCCGGCGGCGATCATGTCCTTCGCCGTGCCGCGCGGCAGGCCGCGACCGCTGACCGAGCAGGTGGTGCTGCGACCGGGCGGCGTGACGGTGATCCTGCTGTTCTTCGTCACCATCGCCAGCGCGGTGGTCTTCCATCAGTATCTGCATCTGCCGCCGATGCTGGGCATGATGGCCGGTCTTGGTCTGCTCAAGCTCTACGGCTACCGCATCAAGATGCGCGAACGCCGCGAACTGGCCGGCATGAACGGCGGCAACGGGCATGCGCAGGCGTTCGACGTGTTCGAGCAGCTCCAGCGCGCCGAGTGGGATACGCTGATGTTCTTCTACGGCGTAATCCTGTGCGTCGGCGGCTTGGCCGCCCTCGGCTACCTGGCCCTGGTGTCGGAGGCTCTGTACGCGGGACTCGGCGCAACGCCCGCCAATGTCATCGTCGGCCTGCTGTCCGCGCTGGTGGACAACATCCCGGTGATGTACGCGGTGTTGACCATGCAGCCGGACATGTCGCACGGGCAATGGCTGCTGGTCACGCTGACGGCGGGCGTGGGCGGCTCGCTGCTGTCCGTCGGTTCGGCAGCCGGTGTCGGGCTGATGGGGCAGGCCCGGGGCATCTACACCTTTTTCGCCCACTTGCGTTGGACCTGGGCGGTGGCGCTGGGTTATGCCGCCGGCATCCTGGTGCATCTGTGGCTCAACGCCGATTTGATGCGCCTGCCCGCCGGCGGCGGTTGA
- a CDS encoding SLC13 family permease, which yields MTEAMSLTPAMMVVLGLLALTVLLFVTEIVRVDVAAVLIMVLLGLLTLVPGLEKLTDPRRLFEGFASNAVISIIAVMIIGAGLDKTGMMGRLAGTILRVGGRTERRIIPLISGAVGLISSFMQNVGAAALFLPVVARISARTGLPMSRLLMPMGYCAILGGTVTLVGSSPLILLNDLLPPGVARFKLFEVTPVGLALVAAGILYFVLAGRYVLPSNDTPGARGTDVMGYFRRLYGLDLAAIEARVSPESRLAGRQVGEIEEGDGIHIIAALVGGTPMIAPPRDVTIEAGTHLVLMIERTRQVAYLDETSLTPKPELDVFNDLLAPTRAGVCEVVIPTRSRLIGHSLRELWMRKTYGLAVLAIHRGRETLREGLRDVELQPGDTLVCHNTWETLARIDHDRDFVVVTTEYPHEEERPHKLGFALFFFALAIGLVLFSPLRLSLSLMVGAIGMVISGVLHMDEAYKAVDWKTVFLLAALIPLGMAMEQTGTAAWVAAQTLQLLGGAPLWVIEAMVAVLATVFTLVMSNVGATVLLVPLAISMAVESGGDPRLFALIVGLATSNSFIIPTHQVNALIMGPGGYRVKDFLRAGGIMSVLFLVVMLVMLNLVF from the coding sequence ATGACCGAAGCCATGAGCCTGACGCCCGCCATGATGGTGGTGCTCGGCCTGCTCGCCTTGACCGTACTGCTGTTCGTGACCGAAATCGTGCGCGTGGACGTCGCCGCCGTGCTGATCATGGTCCTGCTCGGGCTGCTCACCCTGGTGCCCGGGCTGGAAAAACTGACCGACCCGAGAAGGCTGTTCGAAGGCTTCGCCAGCAACGCGGTCATCTCCATCATCGCGGTGATGATCATCGGTGCCGGACTCGACAAGACCGGCATGATGGGACGTCTCGCGGGCACGATACTGCGCGTGGGCGGGCGCACGGAACGGCGCATCATCCCGCTGATCTCGGGCGCCGTGGGCCTGATCTCGAGCTTCATGCAGAACGTCGGCGCCGCCGCGCTGTTCCTGCCCGTGGTCGCGCGTATCTCGGCGCGCACCGGCCTGCCGATGTCGCGCCTGCTGATGCCCATGGGTTACTGCGCGATTCTCGGGGGCACCGTCACCTTGGTCGGCTCCAGCCCGCTGATCCTGCTCAATGACCTGCTGCCACCCGGCGTCGCCCGCTTCAAGCTCTTCGAAGTCACGCCCGTCGGCCTGGCCCTGGTCGCGGCCGGCATTCTCTACTTCGTACTCGCTGGGCGCTACGTACTGCCGAGCAACGACACCCCCGGCGCGCGCGGCACCGACGTGATGGGCTATTTCCGCCGGCTTTACGGGCTCGATCTGGCCGCGATCGAGGCGCGCGTCAGCCCCGAAAGCCGACTCGCCGGCCGCCAGGTCGGCGAAATCGAGGAAGGCGACGGCATCCACATCATCGCGGCGCTGGTCGGCGGCACGCCGATGATCGCGCCGCCGCGCGACGTGACCATCGAGGCCGGCACACACCTGGTGCTGATGATCGAGCGCACGCGGCAGGTCGCCTACCTCGACGAGACCTCGCTGACGCCGAAACCCGAACTGGACGTCTTCAACGACCTGCTTGCGCCCACCCGCGCCGGCGTCTGCGAGGTGGTCATCCCCACCCGTTCGCGGCTGATCGGCCACAGTCTGCGCGAACTGTGGATGCGCAAGACCTACGGCCTGGCCGTGCTGGCCATCCACCGCGGTCGCGAAACCCTGCGCGAGGGCCTGCGCGACGTCGAACTTCAGCCCGGCGACACGCTGGTCTGCCACAACACTTGGGAAACGCTCGCGCGCATCGACCACGACCGCGATTTCGTGGTGGTGACCACCGAGTACCCGCACGAGGAGGAGCGTCCGCACAAGCTGGGCTTCGCGCTGTTCTTCTTCGCGCTGGCGATCGGCCTGGTGCTGTTCTCGCCGCTGCGCCTGTCGCTGTCGCTGATGGTCGGCGCCATCGGCATGGTGATCTCCGGCGTGCTGCATATGGACGAGGCCTACAAGGCGGTCGACTGGAAGACCGTGTTCCTGCTTGCCGCGCTGATCCCGCTGGGCATGGCCATGGAACAGACGGGCACCGCCGCCTGGGTCGCGGCGCAGACCCTGCAGCTGCTCGGCGGCGCGCCGCTGTGGGTGATCGAGGCCATGGTCGCGGTGCTCGCTACCGTGTTCACGCTGGTGATGTCCAACGTCGGCGCCACCGTGCTGCTGGTGCCGCTGGCCATCAGCATGGCCGTCGAATCCGGCGGCGACCCGCGCCTGTTCGCGCTGATCGTGGGGCTGGCCACCTCCAACTCCTTCATCATCCCCACCCATCAGGTCAATGCCCTGATCATGGGTCCCGGCGGCTACCGGGTGAAGGATTTCCTGCGCGCCGGGGGCATCATGAGCGTGCTGTTTCTAGTCGTCATGCTGGTCATGCTCAACCTCGTTTTCTGA
- a CDS encoding phosphoribulokinase — translation MSKRHPVIAVTGSSGAGTSTVKRAFEHIFHRESIKPVIIEGDSYHRYNRVEMKAAMKKAAEAGNNHFSHFGPEANLFDKIEETFRAYGESGTGKKRYYLHSDEEAAEHNSRLGSALKAGEFTPWEDIPEGTDLLFYEGLHGGVRDGEIDAGRFVDLLIGVVPIVNLEWIQKIHRDKAERGYAPEATVETILRRMPDYVRYITPQFSHTDINFQRVPLVDTSNPFIARDIPTPDESLVIIRFKDPAKFNVDFSYLLAMLQGSFMSRRNDLVVPGGKMGFAMEIILGPIIDRMLAERD, via the coding sequence ATGTCCAAGCGGCACCCCGTCATCGCGGTCACCGGTTCGTCCGGGGCCGGCACCTCCACCGTCAAGCGCGCGTTCGAGCACATTTTCCATCGCGAATCGATCAAGCCCGTGATCATCGAGGGCGACAGCTACCATCGCTACAACCGCGTCGAGATGAAGGCGGCGATGAAGAAGGCGGCCGAGGCGGGCAACAACCACTTCAGCCACTTCGGCCCCGAGGCCAATCTCTTCGATAAGATAGAGGAAACCTTCCGCGCCTACGGCGAATCGGGCACCGGCAAGAAGCGCTACTACCTGCACAGCGACGAAGAGGCCGCCGAACACAACAGCCGCCTCGGCAGCGCCCTCAAGGCCGGCGAGTTCACGCCCTGGGAAGACATCCCCGAAGGCACCGACCTGCTGTTCTACGAAGGCCTGCACGGCGGCGTGCGCGACGGCGAGATCGATGCCGGCCGTTTCGTCGACCTGCTGATCGGCGTGGTGCCCATCGTCAACCTCGAATGGATCCAGAAGATCCACCGCGACAAGGCCGAGCGCGGCTACGCGCCGGAGGCCACGGTGGAAACGATCCTGCGCCGCATGCCCGACTACGTGCGCTACATCACGCCGCAGTTTTCGCACACGGACATCAACTTCCAGCGCGTGCCCCTGGTCGACACCTCCAACCCCTTCATCGCGCGCGACATCCCGACGCCGGACGAAAGCCTGGTCATCATCCGCTTCAAGGATCCGGCCAAGTTCAACGTCGACTTCAGCTACCTGCTGGCGATGCTGCAGGGCTCGTTCATGTCGCGCCGCAACGATCTGGTCGTGCCAGGCGGCAAGATGGGCTTCGCCATGGAAATCATCCTCGGCCCCATCATCGACCGCATGCTCGCAGAACGCGATTGA
- a CDS encoding FIST signal transduction protein has product MERFALAHTTGIDPEQLIADCARQLGPLPDSASLGILYLTDALAPRLDELVEGLREVTGVPHWVGTVGVAVSVTGFEYYDAPALCALVGDFPPESFRMMPLIDSDPAHYLALHRDWLQREETMVALVHGDPTNPRTPQLIGALADAVPNLFMFGGITSSQGDHRQVADLVVGGGLSGVVFGPEVGLVTAHTQGCTPIGPRHRITRSDRNLVIELDHKPALQVMKADIGEVLARDLNRVGGYIFAGLPVPGSDDDDYLIRNLVGVDQPRQIVAIGDYAEEGGELMFCRRDGNTARVDLQRMLGDLQGRMNSSPRGAVYISCVGRGRYQFGDDSAELRIIQDALGDVPLVGFFANGEIFRNRLYGFTGVLTLFL; this is encoded by the coding sequence ATGGAACGCTTCGCACTCGCCCACACCACCGGCATCGACCCCGAACAACTGATCGCCGACTGCGCACGCCAGCTCGGCCCGCTGCCCGATTCCGCCAGCCTCGGCATCCTCTATCTCACCGACGCACTGGCGCCGCGACTGGATGAACTGGTCGAAGGCCTGCGCGAGGTGACCGGCGTGCCGCACTGGGTGGGCACCGTCGGCGTGGCCGTCAGCGTCACCGGGTTCGAATATTACGACGCACCCGCGCTGTGCGCGCTGGTCGGCGACTTCCCGCCGGAAAGCTTCCGCATGATGCCGCTGATCGACAGCGACCCCGCGCACTACCTCGCGCTGCACCGCGACTGGCTTCAGCGCGAGGAAACCATGGTGGCGCTGGTGCATGGGGATCCCACCAACCCGCGGACGCCTCAGCTCATCGGCGCACTGGCCGACGCCGTGCCCAATCTGTTCATGTTCGGCGGCATCACCTCCAGCCAGGGCGATCACCGCCAGGTCGCCGATCTGGTGGTGGGTGGCGGCCTGTCGGGCGTCGTTTTCGGGCCGGAAGTCGGCCTGGTCACCGCCCACACGCAGGGCTGCACGCCCATCGGCCCCCGTCACCGCATCACCCGCAGCGACCGCAACCTTGTGATCGAACTCGATCACAAGCCGGCGCTCCAAGTAATGAAGGCCGACATCGGCGAGGTACTCGCGCGCGACCTCAACCGCGTCGGCGGCTACATCTTCGCCGGCCTGCCGGTGCCTGGTAGCGACGACGACGACTATCTGATCCGCAACCTGGTCGGCGTCGACCAGCCCCGTCAGATCGTCGCCATCGGCGACTACGCCGAGGAGGGCGGCGAGCTGATGTTCTGCCGGCGCGATGGCAACACCGCGCGCGTGGATCTGCAACGCATGCTCGGCGACCTCCAGGGACGCATGAACAGCTCGCCGCGCGGCGCGGTCTACATCTCCTGCGTCGGCCGCGGCCGTTACCAGTTCGGCGACGACTCCGCCGAACTGCGCATCATCCAGGACGCGCTAGGCGACGTGCCGCTGGTCGGCTTTTTCGCCAATGGCGAGATCTTCCGCAACCGGCTTTACGGTTTCACCGGCGTTCTCACCCTGTTTCTCTGA
- a CDS encoding NADP(H)-dependent aldo-keto reductase, with protein MQHRPLGHTDLSVSLICLGTMTFGEQNTEAEAHAQLDRALAAGINFVDAAEMYPVPPRAETQGRTESYIGSWLKKTGRRDDIVLASKVAGPGNGLGYLRGGPRLTATHIAQAVEDSLRRLNTDVIDLYQVHWPDRNTNFFGQLGYTHDPDEDATPIEETLTALARLVEQGKIRHIGLSNETPWGAMRYLHLAETLGLPRPASIQNPYSLLNRSFEAGLAEVAHREGLGLLAYSPLAFGVLSGKYLGGKRPAGARITLFERFQRYNAPYVDGIVAQYATLAAEHGLSLTQMALAYVNSRGFVTSNIIGATTLEQLDEDIGSAEINLDDTVLAAIERIHEQHPYPCP; from the coding sequence ATGCAACATCGTCCCCTGGGACATACCGACCTGTCGGTCAGTCTGATCTGCCTCGGCACCATGACCTTCGGCGAGCAGAACACCGAAGCCGAGGCACACGCACAGCTCGACCGCGCCCTGGCCGCCGGCATCAATTTCGTCGACGCCGCCGAGATGTACCCCGTGCCGCCACGCGCGGAAACCCAGGGACGCACGGAGTCCTACATCGGCAGCTGGCTCAAGAAGACGGGGCGTCGCGACGACATCGTGCTCGCCAGCAAGGTGGCCGGCCCCGGCAATGGCCTCGGCTATCTGCGCGGTGGCCCGCGCCTGACGGCGACCCACATCGCGCAGGCCGTCGAGGACAGCCTGCGCCGCCTCAACACCGACGTGATCGACCTCTATCAAGTGCACTGGCCGGACCGCAACACCAACTTCTTCGGCCAGCTCGGCTATACCCACGACCCCGACGAGGACGCCACCCCGATCGAGGAAACCCTGACCGCGCTGGCGCGCCTGGTGGAGCAGGGCAAGATCCGCCACATCGGCCTGTCCAACGAAACGCCCTGGGGCGCGATGCGCTACCTGCACTTGGCCGAAACCCTCGGCCTGCCGCGTCCGGCGAGCATCCAGAACCCCTACAGCCTGCTCAACCGCAGCTTCGAGGCGGGACTCGCCGAAGTGGCGCACCGCGAAGGCCTCGGCCTGCTGGCCTATTCGCCGCTCGCCTTCGGCGTGCTCAGCGGCAAATATCTCGGCGGCAAGCGGCCGGCCGGTGCGCGCATCACCCTGTTCGAGCGCTTCCAGCGCTACAACGCACCCTATGTCGACGGCATCGTGGCGCAGTACGCCACTCTCGCGGCCGAACACGGCCTGAGCCTCACCCAGATGGCACTGGCCTACGTCAACAGCCGCGGCTTCGTAACCAGCAACATCATCGGCGCGACCACGCTGGAACAGCTCGACGAGGACATCGGCAGCGCCGAGATCAACCTCGACGACACGGTGCTCGCAGCCATCGAGCGCATACACGAGCAGCACCCCTACCCCTGCCCGTAA
- a CDS encoding HAMP domain-containing methyl-accepting chemotaxis protein has protein sequence MSALLAHLKIRHRIWGGFGFMLAILLVASLSALRSFSVTEHHLHEVLAEDQPAIIAAMRVRHALEKTTTALGYYLLSKETVHREHYLAGLEALQASADQLLHTDLVERNPRYAREVKSLIAQLRQFAASRDELLKLADDQLANMPAAQYANDHVNPLARQLQQDVSEMLAFDGVPDAHQFALLRQMYALRYALINVMNETRSYLAFRSQNQIDNITLFTGQIRSLIGKLAPEEDSMTFEQSAAFDDFKRQYPAFADHLKEMIRIQSGPRWRTDAYLIRTRIGPLQERISGALGTLIKALNARTLEGSQRLIGNVAQTRLTISLLLGLGLLLGLIAAWAIGRSITRPLNRTVATLRDIAEGEGNLTARIETHARDELGDLAQAFNTFVGKIQTLVVQVARSIDELGAAAGRVEDITRETHGGAARQQNESGLLATAITEMAASADEVARHAAEAAQSAERAGDSSRSGRGVVDDTTRAIESLAARVEDASRVMNRLGKDSERIGEILDVIQGIAEQTNLLALNAAIEAARAGEQGRGFAVVADEVRGLASRTQEATGQIQQMVERLQGGAHDAVDTIGQSAEAAREVVVQATQARGALGDIATAVTTITDMNAQIATAATEQQTVAEEINRNIVAINGIAEETAAGTRQLESASAQLADIAQRLQRLVGQFRIA, from the coding sequence GAGCACCACCTGCACGAGGTGCTGGCGGAGGACCAGCCGGCCATCATCGCCGCGATGCGCGTGCGCCATGCCCTGGAGAAGACCACCACGGCCCTGGGCTACTATCTGCTCAGCAAGGAAACGGTACACCGCGAGCATTATCTCGCCGGTCTGGAGGCGCTGCAGGCAAGCGCAGACCAGCTGCTGCATACCGACCTGGTCGAGCGAAATCCCCGCTATGCGCGCGAAGTGAAGTCGCTCATCGCCCAGTTGCGGCAGTTCGCCGCCTCGCGCGACGAACTTCTCAAACTGGCCGACGATCAGCTGGCCAATATGCCGGCGGCGCAATACGCCAACGATCACGTCAACCCGCTGGCCCGCCAGCTGCAGCAGGACGTGTCGGAAATGCTGGCCTTCGACGGCGTGCCCGACGCGCACCAGTTCGCCTTGCTCCGGCAGATGTACGCGCTGCGCTACGCGCTGATCAACGTGATGAACGAAACGCGTTCCTATCTTGCGTTCCGCAGCCAGAACCAGATCGACAACATCACCCTCTTCACCGGCCAGATCCGCTCCCTGATCGGAAAGCTGGCGCCGGAGGAGGATTCGATGACCTTCGAGCAATCGGCCGCCTTCGATGATTTCAAGCGGCAATACCCGGCTTTTGCCGATCATCTGAAAGAAATGATCCGCATCCAGAGCGGACCGCGCTGGCGTACCGACGCCTATCTGATCCGTACCCGCATCGGTCCGCTGCAGGAGCGGATTTCGGGGGCGCTGGGAACCCTGATCAAGGCCCTGAACGCACGTACGCTGGAAGGTAGCCAGCGTTTGATCGGTAACGTCGCCCAGACGCGCCTGACCATCAGTCTGCTGCTGGGACTCGGCTTGCTGCTGGGCCTGATCGCCGCCTGGGCCATCGGACGCTCGATCACGCGTCCGCTCAACCGGACCGTCGCCACCCTGCGCGACATCGCCGAGGGCGAGGGCAATCTTACCGCGCGCATCGAAACACACGCGCGCGACGAGCTTGGGGATCTGGCGCAGGCCTTCAATACCTTCGTAGGCAAGATTCAGACCCTGGTGGTGCAGGTGGCCCGTTCGATCGACGAACTGGGTGCTGCGGCGGGGCGGGTCGAGGACATCACCCGCGAAACCCACGGCGGCGCCGCGCGCCAGCAGAACGAGAGCGGGCTGCTGGCAACGGCGATCACCGAGATGGCCGCCAGTGCGGATGAGGTGGCGCGACACGCCGCGGAGGCGGCGCAGTCCGCCGAGCGCGCCGGCGATTCCTCGCGCAGCGGCCGCGGGGTGGTGGACGACACCACGCGCGCCATCGAGTCGCTCGCGGCGCGGGTGGAAGACGCCAGCCGGGTGATGAACCGCCTGGGCAAGGACAGTGAACGCATCGGCGAAATCCTGGATGTCATACAGGGTATCGCCGAGCAAACCAATCTGCTGGCGCTCAACGCCGCCATCGAGGCGGCCCGTGCCGGTGAGCAGGGACGCGGATTCGCGGTCGTCGCGGACGAGGTGCGCGGCCTGGCCTCGCGCACGCAGGAGGCGACCGGGCAGATTCAGCAAATGGTCGAACGTCTGCAGGGGGGCGCGCACGACGCCGTGGACACCATCGGCCAGAGCGCAGAGGCGGCCCGCGAGGTGGTCGTCCAGGCCACGCAGGCGCGCGGCGCCCTGGGCGACATCGCGACCGCTGTCACCACGATCACCGATATGAACGCGCAGATCGCCACCGCGGCCACCGAGCAGCAAACCGTTGCCGAGGAAATCAACCGCAATATCGTCGCCATCAACGGCATCGCCGAGGAAACGGCGGCCGGCACGCGTCAACTGGAGTCCGCCAGCGCCCAGCTGGCGGATATTGCACAGCGCCTGCAGCGGCTGGTGGGGCAGTTCCGCATCGCCTGA